One genomic segment of Rhizobium sp. 11515TR includes these proteins:
- a CDS encoding Csu type fimbrial protein: protein MLRMLCGTVLTGIAMTLVASPAMAATATANMTVTITIQAQCLVQSTNNLNFGTNGVITGNIDQATTIGVQCTSGQTYNVGLSAGAGAGATTAVRVMTGPASATINYAIYSDANRTQTWGTTIGTDTVSGTGNGAVQNINVYGRVPPQTTPAAGVYTDTVAVTVTY, encoded by the coding sequence ATGCTGAGAATGCTCTGCGGTACAGTTCTGACTGGTATCGCAATGACCCTGGTAGCATCGCCCGCGATGGCTGCCACTGCAACCGCCAATATGACGGTCACCATCACCATCCAGGCGCAGTGCCTCGTCCAGAGTACCAATAATCTCAACTTTGGCACCAACGGTGTCATCACCGGCAATATCGACCAGGCAACCACCATCGGAGTGCAATGTACATCCGGGCAGACCTACAATGTCGGCCTGAGTGCCGGCGCTGGGGCGGGAGCTACGACAGCTGTCCGTGTCATGACGGGCCCGGCAAGTGCGACGATCAATTATGCGATCTACAGCGATGCCAACCGAACGCAGACCTGGGGCACCACCATAGGCACCGATACCGTCTCGGGCACAGGTAATGGCGCAGTCCAGAACATAAATGTCTATGGCCGGGTACCCCCGCAGACCACCCCGGCCGCGGGCGTCTACACCGATACCGTGGCCGTTACCGTCACCTACTGA
- a CDS encoding fimbrial biogenesis chaperone, producing MQRMLPCIAATMLLLLGAYGLNAASLRVAPTSLDLTAPAAATVLNLANDGDHAINVQIRVFKWSQAGGIETLEPTRDVVASPPATRMNPNAQYVVRVVRTSKAPVKAEETYRVIVDELPDPARARAGTVTLIMRQSIPVFFKRPDIKPADIVWSLKRQGNNLSLTGKNNGGSRFRLSNVTLAQGATKIGSRNGLVGYVLAGATMQWSMGTAKSLTGSVVTLHGQSDLGPFDAEVAVNQR from the coding sequence ATGCAACGCATGTTGCCATGCATTGCCGCGACTATGCTTTTGCTGCTCGGTGCTTACGGCCTGAACGCGGCATCTCTGCGAGTAGCACCCACAAGTCTCGATCTCACGGCGCCGGCCGCTGCCACGGTCTTGAACCTCGCCAATGACGGAGATCATGCGATCAACGTCCAGATACGCGTCTTCAAGTGGAGCCAGGCAGGTGGCATAGAAACTCTGGAACCGACCCGGGATGTCGTTGCCAGCCCGCCTGCGACGAGAATGAATCCCAACGCGCAATATGTGGTCAGAGTGGTTCGTACGAGCAAGGCGCCTGTCAAGGCCGAAGAGACCTATCGTGTTATTGTCGATGAGCTGCCAGACCCTGCCCGCGCGCGCGCCGGCACGGTCACCCTCATCATGCGCCAGTCCATTCCAGTCTTCTTCAAGCGGCCGGACATAAAGCCTGCCGATATCGTCTGGAGCCTCAAGCGGCAGGGCAACAACCTTTCTCTGACCGGCAAGAACAATGGTGGCAGCCGCTTCCGTCTGTCGAACGTAACCCTGGCGCAGGGCGCAACGAAGATCGGCAGCCGCAACGGGCTGGTCGGATACGTACTTGCCGGTGCGACGATGCAATGGTCGATGGGAACAGCAAAATCTCTCACCGGCAGCGTCGTAACACTCCATGGCCAGAGTGATCTTGGGCCGTTCGATGCTGAAGTCGCCGTTAATCAACGGTAG